Proteins co-encoded in one Bremerella sp. TYQ1 genomic window:
- the ald gene encoding alanine dehydrogenase, protein MIVGIPKEVKRDEYRIAILPVGAEELVRAGHTVLIEKDAGIGSGLTNEQYLEAGATLVDTAEEVFSQADMILKVKEPQPEEFPLIRKGQIVFTYFHFAASTELTQGMIDSGSICLAYETLRDRRGTLPLLTPMSEVAGRMSIQEGAKYLEKPQMGQGILLGGVPGVAPAHITILGGGIVGANAAKIAAGFNADVNILDINMDRLRYLDDVMPPNVNVLFSDRHVIRHQLQLADLVIGAVLIPGAKAPMLVSRDDLKLMKPGSVIIDVAVDQGGCIETSKPTSHSDPTYLIDDVLHYCVANMPGAVGRTSTFALCNVTLPWALRVANDGIEKSLANSPELQTALNIHSGRVTNEAVAATFDLPYEPLS, encoded by the coding sequence ATGATCGTTGGCATTCCGAAGGAAGTGAAACGAGACGAGTACCGCATTGCCATTTTGCCAGTGGGGGCCGAGGAACTCGTCCGTGCTGGGCATACCGTCCTGATTGAAAAGGACGCCGGTATCGGCTCTGGTCTTACGAATGAACAGTATCTCGAAGCAGGGGCAACGCTCGTCGACACGGCCGAAGAAGTCTTCAGCCAAGCCGACATGATCCTGAAAGTGAAGGAGCCTCAACCGGAAGAGTTTCCGCTCATTCGCAAAGGGCAGATCGTCTTCACGTATTTCCATTTCGCGGCAAGCACCGAGCTAACTCAAGGGATGATCGACTCGGGCTCGATCTGCCTTGCTTACGAAACGCTGCGGGATCGCCGCGGTACGCTGCCGCTGCTCACTCCGATGAGCGAAGTCGCCGGACGCATGAGCATCCAGGAAGGGGCTAAGTACCTCGAAAAACCGCAAATGGGCCAAGGCATCTTGCTAGGCGGCGTCCCCGGCGTTGCCCCCGCCCACATCACCATTCTTGGTGGCGGAATCGTTGGTGCGAATGCCGCGAAGATTGCCGCAGGCTTCAACGCCGACGTCAACATTCTCGACATCAACATGGATCGCCTGCGGTATCTGGACGACGTGATGCCGCCGAACGTGAACGTTCTGTTCAGCGATCGTCACGTGATTCGTCATCAGTTGCAACTAGCGGACTTGGTCATCGGTGCCGTGCTGATTCCTGGGGCGAAAGCTCCAATGCTGGTCTCGCGAGATGACCTCAAACTGATGAAGCCCGGCAGCGTGATCATCGACGTTGCCGTCGACCAAGGTGGTTGCATCGAAACGTCGAAACCAACTTCGCACAGCGATCCAACCTACCTGATCGACGACGTGTTGCATTACTGCGTGGCCAACATGCCTGGCGCCGTCGGCCGAACGAGCACGTTCGCGCTGTGCAATGTCACGTTGCCGTGGGCATTGCGGGTCGCGAACGATGGCATCGAAAAGTCGCTGGCAAATTCCCCGGAACTGCAAACGGCACTCAACATTCATTCCGGTCGTGTAACCAACGAAGCGGTTGCGGCCACCTTCGATCTTCCCTACGAACCCCTTTCATGA
- a CDS encoding uracil-DNA glycosylase family protein, with product MPRPKKATAAPAAKPAPMPTLPSSSDEPWPKEFAKLSAAKRQEHLDQLQSTVAGCTLCAELAKTRTQTVFGVGSAKARIAFFGEAPGADEDRLGEPFVGRAGKLLTQIIEACSFQRSDVYILNTLKCRPPGNRNPTTEENENCRPYFERQLEIIQPEYIVCLGRFAITNLLQSVAPIGKLRGRFHPYRGSKVVVTYHPAYLLRNPSAKKDVWEDMKMMLKDMGVAIPKPSK from the coding sequence ATGCCACGACCGAAAAAGGCCACCGCAGCCCCAGCCGCGAAACCAGCGCCGATGCCGACGTTGCCGAGTTCTTCGGACGAGCCTTGGCCAAAAGAATTTGCCAAACTTTCGGCAGCGAAACGACAGGAACATCTGGATCAGCTGCAATCGACGGTGGCAGGATGTACGCTTTGTGCCGAATTGGCAAAAACTCGCACACAAACTGTTTTCGGCGTCGGCAGTGCCAAAGCAAGAATTGCTTTCTTTGGGGAAGCTCCTGGAGCGGATGAGGATCGACTCGGAGAACCATTCGTCGGACGAGCCGGGAAGTTGCTCACGCAGATTATCGAAGCTTGTTCGTTTCAGCGGAGTGATGTCTATATTCTCAACACGCTAAAATGTCGTCCTCCTGGCAATCGCAATCCGACAACGGAAGAAAATGAGAACTGTCGTCCTTATTTTGAGAGACAGTTAGAAATCATCCAGCCGGAATACATCGTTTGCCTTGGGCGATTTGCGATAACAAACCTTCTGCAGTCGGTTGCGCCGATCGGAAAGCTTCGCGGACGATTTCACCCGTATCGCGGGAGTAAGGTCGTCGTCACCTATCATCCCGCGTACTTGCTGCGAAATCCTTCGGCTAAGAAAGATGTCTGGGAAGACATGAAGATGATGCTGAAGGACATGGGCGTGGCGATTCCCAAGCCGTCGAAGTAA
- a CDS encoding S41 family peptidase, protein MHTVNKPYRLATALLLALLSLAPATVFGQIRIPDEARIDETAVREVIANGEQLERQGRWGEALTFYEDALRLHGFDASVQRKANLARLHYDVGRRYTDQSFVRSVNTMTRDDALRLYDEVLRKVQASYVDSPRWSDISREGLKQLDVALKEDVFNKKNLKDADRNRIDQVRRMLNDNVNWQNVSSPQQAVETANYAAELMWQNLGVTPTATILEFACGTAASLDPYTSFLTQDQLTEVYSQIEGNFVGLGVELKADAGNLLIVHAIDGSPAHQSGIRSGDRIIAVDGHLTEVITTDKAADMLKGPIGSSVRVTIVSPNQPARDVMVRRDRVEVPSVDNIHIMDQESKIGYLKITSFQKNTPADLSQAMWKLHRDGMQALVIDLRGNPGGLLTAAVDMVDLFVEQGTIVSTRGRNAREDFDYTAHMPGTWRVPLVVLIDSNSASASEIFAGAIRDHGRGTVVGQRSYGKGSVQGIFPLATGGAGLRLTTAKFYSPHGRAISRNGVTPDINVRVAGKPDLTELKAAVDAASKNDPVMDAGVVAAKQLLGVPGLSTRTQDQR, encoded by the coding sequence ATGCACACAGTAAACAAACCATATCGCCTGGCGACTGCTCTGCTGCTCGCTCTGCTCTCTTTGGCTCCGGCAACCGTTTTCGGTCAGATCCGGATTCCCGACGAAGCACGAATCGACGAAACCGCGGTTCGCGAAGTTATCGCCAACGGCGAACAGCTCGAACGCCAAGGCCGCTGGGGTGAAGCCCTCACCTTCTACGAAGATGCTCTTCGCCTGCATGGCTTCGATGCCAGTGTGCAGCGTAAAGCTAACCTCGCTCGACTGCACTATGATGTCGGACGTCGTTACACCGATCAAAGCTTTGTCCGCTCGGTCAATACGATGACTCGCGACGATGCGCTTCGTTTGTATGACGAAGTTCTTCGTAAAGTCCAAGCCAGCTACGTCGATTCGCCCCGCTGGAGTGATATCAGCCGCGAAGGCTTGAAGCAGTTAGACGTCGCGCTGAAGGAAGACGTCTTCAATAAGAAGAATCTGAAGGACGCCGATCGCAACCGTATCGATCAAGTCCGCCGCATGCTCAACGATAACGTCAACTGGCAGAACGTCAGTTCGCCGCAGCAAGCGGTTGAAACGGCCAACTATGCCGCCGAACTGATGTGGCAAAACCTGGGCGTGACGCCAACGGCAACCATTTTGGAATTTGCTTGTGGAACGGCCGCTTCGCTCGATCCTTACACCAGCTTCCTGACGCAGGACCAATTGACCGAAGTTTACTCGCAGATCGAAGGCAACTTCGTCGGTCTCGGCGTTGAACTGAAAGCGGACGCAGGCAACTTGTTGATCGTGCATGCCATCGACGGCAGTCCTGCTCACCAGTCTGGCATTCGTTCCGGCGATCGCATCATTGCCGTCGACGGTCACCTGACCGAAGTGATCACGACCGACAAAGCGGCGGACATGTTGAAAGGCCCAATTGGTTCGAGCGTTCGTGTAACGATCGTTAGCCCGAATCAACCGGCTCGCGACGTGATGGTTCGCCGAGATCGTGTCGAAGTTCCCAGCGTCGACAACATTCATATCATGGATCAGGAATCGAAAATCGGTTACCTGAAGATCACCAGCTTCCAGAAGAACACCCCTGCCGACTTGAGCCAGGCAATGTGGAAACTCCACCGCGATGGCATGCAGGCTTTGGTGATCGACCTGCGTGGAAACCCTGGCGGTTTGCTCACCGCCGCGGTCGATATGGTCGACTTGTTTGTCGAGCAAGGGACCATCGTCTCGACGCGTGGTCGCAACGCTCGCGAAGACTTCGATTACACCGCCCACATGCCTGGCACGTGGCGAGTGCCGCTGGTCGTCCTGATCGACTCGAACTCGGCGAGTGCCAGCGAGATCTTCGCCGGGGCGATTCGCGATCATGGTCGCGGTACGGTGGTCGGTCAACGAAGCTACGGCAAAGGTTCCGTCCAAGGGATCTTCCCGCTGGCAACCGGCGGAGCTGGTCTTCGCTTGACGACGGCCAAGTTCTACTCGCCACACGGCCGAGCGATCAGCCGCAACGGTGTCACCCCAGACATCAATGTTCGTGTCGCTGGCAAGCCAGACCTGACCGAACTGAAAGCTGCCGTCGATGCCGCCTCGAAGAACGATCCCGTCATGGACGCAGGCGTTGTCGCCGCAAAGCAGTTGCTCGGCGTCCCTGGCCTGTCGACACGCACCCAAGACCAACGCTAA
- the glnA gene encoding type I glutamate--ammonia ligase, with product MTPKEVLALCRENDVKAVDFRFMDFPGLWQHFTIPVSHLSEDTFEDGLGFDGSSIRGWQTINESDMLVVPQPDTAFVDPFTQLPTLVLICNIQDPITREDYSRDPRNVCRKAANYLKSTGIADTCFIGPEAEFFVFDDVRFDQRPQHGFYYIDSVEGEWNRGRDEGPNLGYKLRHKEGYFPVPPADSLMDLRNEMMQTMIECGLNVEAQHHEVATAGQCEIDMRFNEMVKMADDLLIYKYVIKNVAKRHNRTATFMPKPVFSDNGSGMHTHFSFWKENEPLFAGNGYAGLSETALHAIGGLLKHAPAVLAFTNPTTNSYKRLVPGYEAPVNLAYSQRNRSASCRIPMYSPSPKAKRVEFRCPDPTCNPYLAFAAITMAAIDGIQNKIDPGQPLDKDIYDLPPEEAAAVPKTPGSLDAALDALADDHEFLLRGDVFTKDVIETWIEYKRINEVDAIRLRPHPYEFCLYYDI from the coding sequence ATGACGCCAAAAGAAGTCTTAGCCCTCTGCCGCGAAAACGACGTGAAAGCGGTCGATTTCCGGTTTATGGATTTTCCTGGTTTGTGGCAACACTTCACCATTCCGGTCAGTCATCTCAGCGAAGACACCTTCGAGGATGGTTTGGGTTTCGACGGCTCCAGCATTCGCGGTTGGCAGACCATCAACGAAAGCGACATGTTGGTGGTGCCGCAGCCTGACACGGCGTTCGTCGATCCATTCACGCAACTGCCGACGCTCGTGTTGATCTGCAACATTCAAGACCCGATCACGCGGGAAGATTACTCGCGCGATCCTCGCAACGTCTGCCGAAAAGCGGCCAATTATCTGAAGAGCACCGGCATCGCCGACACTTGCTTCATTGGCCCGGAAGCGGAATTCTTCGTGTTCGACGATGTCCGCTTCGATCAGCGCCCGCAGCATGGGTTTTATTACATCGACAGCGTCGAAGGGGAGTGGAACCGCGGCAGGGACGAAGGACCGAACCTCGGGTACAAGCTACGTCACAAGGAAGGTTACTTTCCGGTGCCGCCAGCCGATTCGCTGATGGATCTGCGAAACGAAATGATGCAGACGATGATCGAGTGTGGCTTGAACGTCGAAGCACAGCATCACGAAGTTGCAACCGCCGGTCAGTGCGAAATTGACATGCGGTTCAACGAAATGGTGAAAATGGCGGACGACTTGCTGATCTACAAATATGTGATCAAGAACGTCGCCAAGCGTCATAACCGCACCGCCACGTTCATGCCGAAGCCGGTCTTCAGCGACAACGGTTCCGGAATGCATACGCACTTCTCGTTCTGGAAAGAGAACGAGCCACTCTTCGCTGGCAACGGATATGCGGGCCTTAGCGAAACGGCTTTGCACGCGATCGGCGGTTTGCTGAAGCATGCCCCAGCCGTGCTGGCGTTTACCAATCCAACGACCAACAGTTACAAGCGATTGGTGCCAGGCTACGAAGCGCCAGTGAACCTGGCGTACTCGCAGCGGAATCGTTCGGCGTCGTGCCGCATTCCGATGTACAGCCCCAGCCCGAAAGCGAAACGGGTCGAGTTCCGTTGCCCCGATCCGACGTGTAATCCATACCTGGCGTTTGCCGCGATCACGATGGCAGCGATCGACGGGATTCAAAACAAGATCGACCCCGGCCAACCGCTCGACAAAGACATCTATGACTTGCCGCCAGAAGAAGCGGCCGCGGTGCCTAAAACGCCGGGCTCGCTCGACGCCGCACTCGATGCATTGGCCGACGATCACGAGTTCCTTCTTCGCGGCGACGTCTTCACCAAGGACGTGATCGAAACATGGATCGAGTACAAACGCATCAACGAAGTCGACGCGATTCGCCTGCGTCCGCATCCGTATGAGTTCTGCTTGTACTACGACATTTAG
- the mtnA gene encoding S-methyl-5-thioribose-1-phosphate isomerase: MTTANPQTTAPDPIQFVGETDGHLVLIDQTKLPVELLHIECRDVETVWEAIKMLRVRGAPAIGIAAGYGVIVGLQTVADKSPEEFEARFNEVVEYLAGSRPTAVNLFWALDRLKATYAKEKEAGKSPAEIHAALLAEARFIHEDDRQVCRAIGRHGAELIDPGHGILTHCNAGGLATADYGTALAVMFTCHDQGKPIHVYVDETRPLLQGSRLTAWELVQRDIPATLICDNMAAQVMKEGRVNAVITGADRIAANGDSANKIGTYGVALLAKAHGIPFYIAAPISTFDLTLPNGDGIPIEQRDPVEIINGMGKQTAPENVQVYNPAFDVTPAELIAGIITEKGVISPVTPENIAQTISGE; this comes from the coding sequence ATGACGACTGCGAATCCCCAGACCACCGCTCCTGATCCCATTCAATTCGTTGGCGAAACGGATGGGCACTTGGTCCTGATCGACCAAACCAAGCTTCCTGTCGAATTGCTCCACATCGAATGCCGAGATGTGGAAACGGTTTGGGAGGCAATCAAGATGCTGCGAGTGCGGGGAGCCCCGGCCATCGGCATTGCTGCTGGCTACGGGGTGATCGTTGGTTTGCAAACGGTCGCCGACAAGTCGCCGGAAGAATTCGAGGCTCGCTTCAATGAAGTGGTCGAGTACCTGGCTGGAAGTCGTCCTACGGCGGTCAACTTGTTCTGGGCACTCGATCGCTTGAAGGCGACCTACGCAAAGGAAAAAGAAGCGGGCAAGTCACCTGCCGAGATCCACGCGGCCCTCTTGGCCGAAGCTCGTTTCATCCACGAAGACGACCGCCAAGTCTGCCGGGCCATCGGTCGCCACGGGGCCGAGCTCATCGACCCTGGCCATGGTATCCTCACGCACTGCAACGCAGGCGGGCTTGCCACGGCCGACTACGGGACCGCTTTGGCTGTGATGTTTACATGTCACGATCAAGGAAAGCCGATCCACGTTTATGTTGACGAGACGCGGCCACTCTTACAGGGTTCGCGATTGACGGCCTGGGAACTCGTTCAGCGAGACATCCCCGCAACGCTGATCTGCGACAACATGGCTGCCCAGGTCATGAAAGAAGGTCGCGTTAACGCGGTCATCACCGGGGCGGATCGCATTGCTGCCAACGGCGACTCGGCCAACAAGATCGGCACCTACGGCGTCGCACTGCTGGCGAAGGCCCACGGTATTCCGTTTTACATCGCGGCTCCGATCAGCACGTTCGATTTGACGCTGCCCAACGGCGACGGCATCCCGATCGAACAGCGTGATCCTGTCGAGATCATCAACGGTATGGGCAAGCAAACAGCCCCTGAAAACGTTCAGGTCTACAATCCTGCGTTCGATGTCACGCCTGCGGAACTGATCGCGGGGATCATCACCGAGAAAGGGGTTATCTCCCCGGTAACGCCAGAGAATATCGCTCAGACGATTTCTGGCGAGTAA
- the der gene encoding ribosome biogenesis GTPase Der: MAVPQVVIIGRPNVGKSSIFNWLAGRRLAIVDDVAGVTRDRMVHLQKWNERFFEIVDTGGIGVNDVDNLTDEIERQIQIAIDSADVILFVVDVRSGMLPLDQQVAQRLRKIDKPVVLVANKTDAPHMDVEADQFYKLGRGKLVAVSTLQNRNKNDLLDVIADRLPEAEAMPDVDSAPEMKVAIVGRRNVGKSTFVNTLAQAERMIVSEVAGTTRDSVDVRFEMDGKSFVAIDTPGLRRRVSVKTDIDFYSTHRAERSIRHADLTLMFFDASQQISKVDKQLVRYISDEFKPCIFVVNKWDLYNTQMPTERWATYLHETFPMMSHVPIAFITGQTGKNVKTLLNHAQMLYKQSLSRIGTGELNRILKEIIAHHPPPLHKNRKPKVYYATQVGVQPPTFVLMVNMPKAFSQSYQRYLISSFRDAVPFPEVPIKIYLKKRESSDERDDFGKVGKAKDHSEVDDEFLPEVDESAEDVALDEMDDVNEEA, from the coding sequence ATGGCGGTACCGCAAGTAGTTATCATCGGACGTCCCAACGTTGGTAAATCCAGCATCTTCAACTGGCTCGCCGGAAGGCGATTAGCCATCGTAGACGATGTTGCTGGCGTCACCCGAGACCGCATGGTCCACCTGCAAAAGTGGAATGAACGATTTTTTGAAATCGTCGACACCGGCGGTATTGGCGTTAATGACGTCGATAATCTGACCGACGAAATTGAACGTCAGATTCAAATCGCGATCGATTCGGCCGATGTCATATTGTTTGTTGTGGACGTTCGCAGCGGTATGCTGCCGCTCGACCAGCAAGTCGCCCAGCGTTTACGCAAGATCGACAAACCGGTCGTTCTGGTCGCCAACAAAACAGACGCTCCGCACATGGACGTGGAAGCGGATCAGTTCTATAAGCTCGGCCGCGGCAAACTCGTCGCGGTAAGTACCCTTCAGAATCGCAATAAGAACGATCTTCTGGACGTGATCGCCGATCGCCTTCCGGAAGCCGAAGCGATGCCCGATGTCGACTCAGCCCCGGAAATGAAGGTCGCCATCGTTGGTCGCCGCAACGTCGGCAAAAGCACCTTCGTCAACACGTTGGCGCAAGCGGAACGAATGATCGTAAGCGAAGTCGCTGGGACGACTCGCGATAGTGTCGACGTTCGCTTTGAAATGGACGGGAAATCGTTCGTTGCGATCGATACGCCTGGGCTCCGTCGCCGCGTAAGCGTGAAGACCGACATCGACTTTTACAGCACACATCGCGCCGAACGCAGCATTCGCCACGCCGATTTGACGCTGATGTTCTTCGATGCTTCGCAGCAGATCAGCAAAGTCGACAAGCAACTTGTCCGCTACATCAGCGACGAATTCAAACCATGCATTTTCGTGGTCAACAAGTGGGACTTGTACAACACGCAGATGCCGACGGAACGCTGGGCGACCTATCTGCACGAAACTTTTCCGATGATGTCGCACGTTCCGATCGCGTTCATCACCGGCCAAACCGGCAAAAACGTCAAGACGCTGCTGAATCACGCCCAGATGCTTTACAAGCAGTCGCTTTCTCGTATCGGTACCGGCGAACTCAATCGAATTCTCAAAGAAATCATCGCCCACCATCCGCCACCGCTGCATAAGAACCGTAAGCCGAAAGTCTACTACGCCACGCAGGTGGGTGTTCAGCCTCCGACATTCGTGCTGATGGTGAACATGCCGAAGGCGTTTTCGCAAAGTTATCAGCGGTACCTGATCTCGTCGTTCCGCGACGCGGTCCCCTTCCCCGAAGTTCCCATCAAGATCTACCTGAAAAAACGTGAGTCCTCGGACGAGCGCGACGATTTCGGGAAGGTCGGCAAAGCGAAAGATCATTCGGAAGTCGACGACGAGTTCCTGCCGGAAGTTGACGAATCGGCCGAAGACGTCGCCTTGGACGAAATGGATGACGTCAACGAGGAAGCGTAG
- a CDS encoding MMPL family transporter, which yields MFFRQLGNFVVRYPIAIIAFWGVFAVSAAVLPPHWDNVTLDGDLAFLPADLPSSQAEQLFNDAFPQRQAKSQLVFAVSRADEPLSEDDLRFADELASPLQNVQGILQFHAEAESPPSTETPPAEDDEQRKPYAVAMEAWEESALLDRDNWHPLWNMAFTSQQTGDTDAMQQYREQAIAINPKLEDEPLELVPADPMNWNQFDVLTRHTLVRGDMLASKDGHAVLVVVETRNEFMATDNIRILQEATQFVDRWRERATEEGLQHLEIGVTGNAAIGGEMLMAAKESIANTELYTILLVIVILLLIYRAPMLLTVPLLSIAVSFIISSWLVALLTQVHLLPGMEWFDFKVFKTSRIFIVVILFGAGTDFCLFLIGRYREELAKCHNSQEAIAASIAGVGEALTASAMTTVVGLGMMFFADFEKYRNSGPAIGLCLLITLFTCLTLAPAIMRFMGPKLFWPWGDSAEYVQKSRPVSARWWDQISHWVCYRPGLTLTVVVLLLGIIGIPTMYARITTGRAVEVSYDLFGDLDSDRMAKATALRIRDYFPLGESGPLTILIRNDQGDFLDGAGQTVINQLATTTFDASDDVQRVFTSEQPLGDRPAGFSMSSRGRDIWMAKNHRRTKEYFLAQDSQLSGEVAILRVLTDRNPFSNEAIDLMNTIEADLHAKIETLDPPWNQSEIFIRGTTPSIRDLMKVTSQDQKRIELGVIVAVFLVLLIILRRPFVCAYMILSVLFSYYVTLGITEMFFRTVYADSYQALDWKVPLFLFVILAAIGQDYNVYLATRVFEEQKKLGLREGLLRGISTTGGIITSCGLVMAGTFASMCMGTLLGVIEIGFALTVGVLLDTFVVRTVMLPCFLALMNRTVKEAPPA from the coding sequence TTGTTTTTCCGGCAGCTTGGGAACTTCGTTGTTCGTTATCCGATCGCGATCATTGCCTTTTGGGGCGTGTTTGCCGTGTCGGCGGCCGTGCTGCCTCCGCACTGGGATAACGTCACGCTCGATGGCGATCTGGCGTTTCTTCCCGCCGACTTGCCCAGCAGCCAGGCCGAACAGCTCTTCAATGATGCGTTCCCTCAGCGACAAGCGAAAAGCCAACTCGTCTTCGCCGTTTCGCGAGCGGACGAGCCCCTGTCCGAAGACGATCTACGCTTTGCCGACGAGTTAGCTTCGCCGCTGCAAAACGTCCAAGGCATTCTACAGTTTCACGCGGAAGCGGAATCGCCGCCGTCCACGGAAACTCCGCCCGCGGAAGATGACGAGCAGCGCAAACCGTACGCCGTGGCAATGGAGGCCTGGGAAGAGTCGGCGCTACTCGATCGGGACAATTGGCATCCGCTGTGGAACATGGCGTTCACCTCTCAGCAGACGGGCGACACCGACGCGATGCAGCAGTATCGCGAGCAAGCAATCGCCATCAATCCCAAGTTGGAAGACGAACCGCTCGAGCTTGTGCCAGCCGATCCCATGAATTGGAATCAGTTCGATGTTCTCACACGCCATACGCTTGTCCGAGGCGACATGCTGGCCAGCAAAGATGGACATGCCGTTCTGGTTGTGGTCGAGACTCGCAACGAGTTCATGGCGACCGACAACATTCGCATCCTGCAAGAGGCAACCCAATTTGTTGACCGCTGGCGCGAACGTGCCACCGAGGAAGGCCTTCAGCATCTTGAAATCGGCGTGACCGGCAACGCGGCTATCGGCGGCGAAATGCTGATGGCCGCAAAGGAAAGCATCGCCAACACCGAGCTTTACACCATCCTGCTGGTCATCGTCATCTTGCTGCTGATTTATCGCGCCCCAATGCTGCTGACGGTCCCGCTGCTTTCCATCGCGGTTTCGTTCATCATCTCTTCCTGGCTGGTTGCTTTGCTTACGCAAGTTCATCTGCTGCCAGGCATGGAATGGTTCGACTTCAAGGTCTTCAAGACGTCGCGAATCTTTATCGTCGTGATCTTGTTCGGCGCTGGTACCGACTTCTGCTTGTTCCTGATCGGGCGTTACCGCGAAGAACTCGCCAAGTGCCATAACTCGCAGGAAGCGATTGCCGCTTCGATTGCAGGCGTCGGCGAGGCACTAACGGCCAGTGCAATGACCACCGTGGTAGGTCTCGGAATGATGTTCTTCGCCGACTTCGAGAAATACCGCAACAGTGGTCCGGCGATTGGGCTTTGTCTGTTGATCACGCTGTTCACGTGCTTGACGTTGGCCCCCGCGATCATGCGGTTCATGGGCCCGAAGCTGTTTTGGCCGTGGGGCGATTCGGCCGAATACGTCCAGAAGAGCAGGCCTGTTTCGGCTCGCTGGTGGGATCAGATTTCGCATTGGGTTTGTTACCGCCCAGGTCTTACGTTGACGGTGGTCGTGCTGCTGCTGGGCATCATCGGCATTCCCACCATGTACGCACGCATCACGACAGGGCGAGCCGTGGAAGTTTCGTACGACTTGTTCGGCGATCTCGACAGCGACCGCATGGCGAAAGCAACCGCGCTGCGAATCCGTGACTATTTCCCTTTGGGCGAAAGTGGCCCGCTGACCATTCTCATTCGCAACGATCAAGGCGATTTCCTGGACGGGGCAGGGCAGACCGTCATCAATCAGTTGGCGACCACCACGTTCGATGCCAGCGACGATGTGCAAAGGGTTTTCACCAGCGAACAACCGCTGGGGGATCGCCCGGCCGGGTTCTCGATGTCTTCGCGCGGTCGCGATATTTGGATGGCCAAGAATCATCGACGTACCAAAGAGTATTTCCTCGCGCAAGATAGCCAGCTGAGCGGAGAAGTCGCGATCTTGCGCGTCCTTACCGATCGCAATCCATTTTCGAACGAAGCGATCGATTTGATGAACACCATCGAAGCCGACTTGCACGCGAAGATCGAAACGCTGGACCCTCCTTGGAACCAATCCGAGATCTTCATTCGCGGTACGACCCCGTCTATTCGCGACTTGATGAAAGTCACGTCGCAGGATCAAAAGCGGATCGAGCTTGGCGTGATCGTGGCCGTGTTCCTGGTGCTGCTGATCATTTTGCGGCGGCCGTTTGTTTGTGCCTACATGATTTTATCGGTGCTGTTCAGCTACTACGTCACGCTCGGCATTACGGAGATGTTCTTCCGCACCGTCTACGCCGACAGTTACCAGGCGTTGGACTGGAAGGTGCCGCTGTTCCTGTTCGTCATCCTCGCGGCAATTGGGCAGGACTATAACGTTTACCTGGCCACGCGCGTCTTTGAAGAGCAGAAGAAGCTGGGGCTGCGCGAAGGGCTGCTACGCGGGATCTCGACCACCGGCGGCATCATCACCAGCTGCGGTTTGGTCATGGCAGGCACCTTCGCGTCGATGTGCATGGGAACGCTACTTGGCGTGATTGAAATCGGTTTCGCACTAACGGTCGGCGTGCTGCTCGATACGTTCGTCGTTCGCACCGTCATGCTCCCCTGCTTCTTGGCACTGATGAACCGAACCGTCAAAGAAGCCCCGCCCGCCTGA